The Faecalibacter bovis genome includes the window ATTCCGATGAAAATGTTTATCAAAGATGCATGGACAAAACCTTGGTACGGATATTTTATCAAACAATTAGGAGGTATTGGGATAGATCGTACACAAAGACATAACATGGTAGAATTTGCAACAGGAATTTTAAAAAATACAGATCAATTGTATTTGATAAACACGCCTGAAGGAACACGTTCTTATGCTGAAAAATGGAAAACAGGTTTTTATCATATTGCAAAATCTGCTCAAGTTCCTATTGTTTTGGCTTATTGTGATTATAAAAATAAGCGTGCGGGAATATCTAAAATTGTTGAAGTAAATGACAGACCATTAAATGATATTTTAGATGAAATTGAAAAATTTTACCAAAATATCAATGCTAAATATCCAGAATTATATAACAAAAAAATCTATTAATATGTCTTTTGAAAAAGCTGTTGAAAGTTTAAATAAAATGTCAGAGAATACATTAGTATCTCATTTAAATATAAAATTTTACGAAGCTGGCGAAGATTATTTAAAAGCAAGTATGCCGGTAAACGCTAATGTTCATCAACCTTTTGGTTTGTTACACGGTGGCGCTTCTGTTGTTTTGGCAGAAACTTTAGGAAGTTCTTTGTCTAACTATATTTTAAATGATCCTAACGCAGTTGCAGTTGGACAACAAATTGATGCAAATCATCTTCGTTCGAAGCGAGATGGAACAGTGTTTGGTCACGCCACTGTTGTAAAAAAGGGTAGAACTTCTCATTTGATTAAAATTGAAATTACAGATGAAGAAGGTAAATTAATTTGTTATTCTCACATTACAAATGCAATCATTAAAAAACCAAGTACAAAATAATTTTCAGGAAAAATTCCAAGAAGTTATTGCCAATAAACACTCGTTTTTAATTTTTAGACAGCCAAATTCTACTGAAGTTGAATTATGGTTAGATGATGATAAATCAAGCCAAAATCAATTTGTTTTTCATCGTTTTGATGATGCTCAACATTTAGTTTTTTCTTCTGCATTGGTAGAAAAAATTGCAATAGATCAGTTAATCGAAACTGATTTTTTTCCGTTAGAACCTTCAACAACTAACGAAGCAATTTCTTACGAAAATTACTTGAGTTTAATTTCAAAAACGGTTGATGAATTAAAAGCATCTACAATTGATAAAATTGTAATTTCAAGGATAAAAGAGATAAAAAATGAAGGTGTAAATTTGATTAAAACGTTCAAAAATCTACACCAAAATTATCCAAAAGCATTTGTTTATATCTGGTTTACAAAAGAAAATGGATTATGGATTGGCGCTTCGCCTGAATTGTTGTTAGAAGAAGAAAACCTTTTGGTAAAAACGGTTTCTTTAGCGGGTACACTTCCTAAAGAAGAAGAATGGACAGCAAAAGAAATTCATGAACAGCAAGTTGTGACAGATTATATCGTTTCTAATTTACATGATGCAAAATCAGTTTCAGTTGATGGGCCACATACAGTTGATGCAGGATTTTTTAATCATTTAAAATCTTACATTTCTGCTGAGGTTTGTGATTATGAGAAGGTTAATGAAATTTTAAATCGTTTGCATCCAACACCAGCTGTTTGTGGAATGCCAAAACAAGAAGCTAAGGATTTTATATTAGCAAATGAAGGATATGATCGAAAATTTTATGCAGGTTATTTTGGTTTCAAAACGCCTCATAAATCATTGTACTTCGTCAATCTAAGATGTGCACAGATTTTTTCTGATGTAGTAAAATTGTATGTTGGTGGAGGAATTATGCCAGATAGTAATCCTGAAAAGGAGTGGAGAGAAACTGAATTAAAATCAAAAACAATCGGCAACCATTTGGTTACCGATTAGTATTATTTCTTTTTTGAAATGTCTTGATATAAAGAACGAATAATTCCGTCTGAAAGTCCAATTTTCGGTACGTGAATTTTCGTTGCTTTTGACCATTTTAACACATTTGTATAAATTTCTAAGGCATATACAACAACATCTGCGCGGTCAGGCTTCATATTGAAGTTTTGCATACGTTCATCAGCAGTCATTGTTTGTAAAATCTTATAATGCTTCTTAACGTAAGCTGCTCCTAACGGAACCCCAATTTTTACACCAGAATATTTGTAAACGTGGTTAATATTTCCACCCGAACCTATAAGTTCGATTTCTTCGTTGTTTACATTTTCCTTTAACCAAGCTTCCATTTCTGGAAAAGTCTTCGGATCAACTCTATTGTCTAACAAACGAACCGTACCAACTTCAAACGATTTTGAAGCTGATATTTTATTGTCTTTTAATAAAGTTAATTCTGTACTACCACCACCAACATCAACGTATAAATAAGTTTTATTGTCTTTTACGAATGAACTTAATTCAGTTGAAAAAAGTAATTCGGCTTCAGTTTTTCCATTTATAATTTGAATATTTACACCACAATGTTCTTTTACTTTTTTGGCAACATCTTCACCGTTTATAGATTCGCGCATAGCAGAAGTAGCATACGCACGATATTCTTCGACTCCATACACTTTCATCATCAATGCATAGGAATGCATGGCGTCACAAATACGTTCTATATTCGTATCAGAAATTTTACCATCTGTAAAAACATCATGCCCTAAACGAATAGGCATGCGAACGATACTTGTTTTATTAAATACTGGAGCTTTACCTTCTTCTTCGTAAACAAAATTGATTAGTAATCGCATTGCATTCGATCCGATGTCGATCGCTCCAAGTTTCCTAATTTTCATTTATATCCTCATTTAATTGTTGTAAATATTCATACGTAGAGAATTGTGAACGGTTAAAACGTTCTTCATCTTGGCGGTATGTTAATGAACTGTTTTCATCAATAATTCTGGCTTTAACATTATCATTAAAACTCAAATTAAATGTATCGATGATTATTTTTTTAATATTTTGATCATAGATCGGACAAGCAACTTCTACACGATAATCAAGATTTCTCGTCATCATATCGGCAGATGAAATGTACACTTTATCTTCACCAGCATTTTTAAACCAATAAACTCGTGGATGTTCCAAGAACTTATCAATTACACTTACACATTCAATGTTTTCTGAAAGACCAATCTTTCCTGGAATTAAACAATTGATTCCACGAACAACCAATCTTATTTTCACACCTTTTTGCGAAGCTTTATATAATAAATCAATTATTTCTTTATCTGCTAAACTATTCAATTTCATGTTGATTTCAGCCTCTAAACCACTTTTTTGATTTTTAATTTCTCGTTTAATCGCCTTAATAATTTTGTTTCTCGTTCCGTGTGGAGAAACGATTAAATGATGATACGTTTGAATTAAATAGTTTTTGTCAAAAAAGTTAAACACTTGATCAATTTCCTTCGTAATTCCAGGATTTGAAGTGATATAAGTATAATCTGTATACATTTTAGCTGTTTTTGCGTGGAAATTTCCAGTACTAATAATGGCAAATTTTTCAGCAATTCCTTCTTCAGGTAAACGCTCGATGTATGCAATTTTTGAGTGAACTTTTAATCCAGGAACACCGAAAATTACGTTTACGCCAGCTTCTTGTAATTTTTTAGACCACATGGCATTGTTCGACTCATCGAAACGAGCACGTAATTCTAAAATAGCTGTTACTTCTTTACCATTCATCGCCGCATTTATAAGCGTATGCATCACTTGCGAATCTTTAGCAACACGATAAACAGTTAATTTTATTTTTTTGACTTTTGGATCAATTGCAGCTTCACGCAAAAATTTCAGTAATAAAGAATAATCGTGATATGGAGCAAAAATCATTTCGTCATTTTCTGTAAATGCTTGGAAATAACTTTTAAACTTGGTTGGTCTTTTTTGTACAATAGGTTTGATTTTATTGTACGTTAAACCTTGAATTCCGAAAGAAGGAAACCCAATTAAATCTCGTTTATTGTGATATTTTCCACCTGGAATGATACTGTCATAATCATCTAATCCTAACTTTTCTAAAAAATATTGAAGCGTGTCATCAGCAATTTCTCGGTCATAGACTAAGCGTACAGGATCACCTTTTTTACGCTCTTCTAAACTATGAATTACTTTTTCGTACAATGAATGTTCTAAATCATTATCAAAGTTTAACTCAGAATCACGCGTAATTTTAATCGAATGTGCTTCGATAGAATCATAATGAAACGTTCTAAAAATATCATTTAAATGGTAGCGAATTATATCTTCGATGTACATGATATAAAATTTTTCACCCCATTTTGGTAACAGAATAAAACGATCAAATAAATTAGTTGGTACGATAATTAAAGCATATTTAGCTTCGTCTTTTATCGTCATTTTTACAGCTAAATAGAATGAACCGTCACGTAATTGAGGGATTTTTATTTTATCATTTAAAACGAAAACACCAACGTTATGAATAAATTCGTCATTGAAATATTCAGTAATGAAGTCTTTGTATTTTAATGGTAAAGTTTTATCATCAATCACATAAATATTATGATCTTCTAATTTTTTAAATAAATCTTCATATAGTTGATCATATTTCTCACGCTGTTCTGTAACAATTGTATTAATTTCTTCAATTAATTCTTCGTCAGTTTGATCAGATACAATGTTACTATAAACTTTTTCCACGTCTTTTAACTGAATAGAGCGTAAAATAGCAGAATAACGAACAGAATAAAATTCGTCTAAGTTATTCGAGTAAATTCCTAAAAATCGAATTCTTTCCAGTAATGGTACATTTTCATCAGCGGCCTCTTGTAATACTCTCGCATTAAATTTTAGCCAACTAATGTCTCTATTGATGTATTTTTTCATTTATAATTCTTTAGGTAAGATCACGTGTTTTGTTGTTCCTCTAATAATATCATTCCAATTATCAGTCATAAATTCAATCCAAACAACGCCTGAAGTTGGAATATTA containing:
- a CDS encoding 1-acyl-sn-glycerol-3-phosphate acyltransferase, which translates into the protein MKKFIGKLMLSTIGWKLDNHLDLSKVDKCVLVCAPHTSNWDFYFTIAAFWQMGIPMKMFIKDAWTKPWYGYFIKQLGGIGIDRTQRHNMVEFATGILKNTDQLYLINTPEGTRSYAEKWKTGFYHIAKSAQVPIVLAYCDYKNKRAGISKIVEVNDRPLNDILDEIEKFYQNINAKYPELYNKKIY
- a CDS encoding hotdog fold thioesterase, whose protein sequence is MSFEKAVESLNKMSENTLVSHLNIKFYEAGEDYLKASMPVNANVHQPFGLLHGGASVVLAETLGSSLSNYILNDPNAVAVGQQIDANHLRSKRDGTVFGHATVVKKGRTSHLIKIEITDEEGKLICYSHITNAIIKKPSTK
- a CDS encoding isochorismate synthase: MQSLKNQVQNNFQEKFQEVIANKHSFLIFRQPNSTEVELWLDDDKSSQNQFVFHRFDDAQHLVFSSALVEKIAIDQLIETDFFPLEPSTTNEAISYENYLSLISKTVDELKASTIDKIVISRIKEIKNEGVNLIKTFKNLHQNYPKAFVYIWFTKENGLWIGASPELLLEEENLLVKTVSLAGTLPKEEEWTAKEIHEQQVVTDYIVSNLHDAKSVSVDGPHTVDAGFFNHLKSYISAEVCDYEKVNEILNRLHPTPAVCGMPKQEAKDFILANEGYDRKFYAGYFGFKTPHKSLYFVNLRCAQIFSDVVKLYVGGGIMPDSNPEKEWRETELKSKTIGNHLVTD
- a CDS encoding Ppx/GppA phosphatase family protein, whose translation is MKIRKLGAIDIGSNAMRLLINFVYEEEGKAPVFNKTSIVRMPIRLGHDVFTDGKISDTNIERICDAMHSYALMMKVYGVEEYRAYATSAMRESINGEDVAKKVKEHCGVNIQIINGKTEAELLFSTELSSFVKDNKTYLYVDVGGGSTELTLLKDNKISASKSFEVGTVRLLDNRVDPKTFPEMEAWLKENVNNEEIELIGSGGNINHVYKYSGVKIGVPLGAAYVKKHYKILQTMTADERMQNFNMKPDRADVVVYALEIYTNVLKWSKATKIHVPKIGLSDGIIRSLYQDISKKK
- the ppk1 gene encoding polyphosphate kinase 1; protein product: MKKYINRDISWLKFNARVLQEAADENVPLLERIRFLGIYSNNLDEFYSVRYSAILRSIQLKDVEKVYSNIVSDQTDEELIEEINTIVTEQREKYDQLYEDLFKKLEDHNIYVIDDKTLPLKYKDFITEYFNDEFIHNVGVFVLNDKIKIPQLRDGSFYLAVKMTIKDEAKYALIIVPTNLFDRFILLPKWGEKFYIMYIEDIIRYHLNDIFRTFHYDSIEAHSIKITRDSELNFDNDLEHSLYEKVIHSLEERKKGDPVRLVYDREIADDTLQYFLEKLGLDDYDSIIPGGKYHNKRDLIGFPSFGIQGLTYNKIKPIVQKRPTKFKSYFQAFTENDEMIFAPYHDYSLLLKFLREAAIDPKVKKIKLTVYRVAKDSQVMHTLINAAMNGKEVTAILELRARFDESNNAMWSKKLQEAGVNVIFGVPGLKVHSKIAYIERLPEEGIAEKFAIISTGNFHAKTAKMYTDYTYITSNPGITKEIDQVFNFFDKNYLIQTYHHLIVSPHGTRNKIIKAIKREIKNQKSGLEAEINMKLNSLADKEIIDLLYKASQKGVKIRLVVRGINCLIPGKIGLSENIECVSVIDKFLEHPRVYWFKNAGEDKVYISSADMMTRNLDYRVEVACPIYDQNIKKIIIDTFNLSFNDNVKARIIDENSSLTYRQDEERFNRSQFSTYEYLQQLNEDINEN